From the genome of Impatiens glandulifera chromosome 9, dImpGla2.1, whole genome shotgun sequence, one region includes:
- the LOC124916383 gene encoding stigma-specific STIG1-like protein 3, with the protein MKLSSKTLFFIWAMILLMALVATSLATKVEKESRVDDDEVLVKEEKTLISLRGISRFLSQKDWRPPMTCNKYPRVCRTKGSPGPDCCKKKCVNVKIDKVNCGKCGKKCKYMEVCCKGKCIQPLKDKNNCGKCGNKCKKGTKCAYGMCHYGH; encoded by the coding sequence ATGAAGTTGAGCTCGAAAACCTTATTCTTCATTTGGGCTATGATACTCCTAATGGCTCTTGTGGCCACTTCTTTAGCAACAAAAGTTGAAAAAGAATCTCGTGTTGATGACGATGAGGTGTTAGTTAAGGAAGAGAAGACGTTAATATCTCTTAGAGGTATTAGCCGGTTTCTTAGCCAAAAAGATTGGCGTCCACCGATGACATGCAACAAGTACCCTAGGGTTTGTCGTACAAAGGGAAGCCCGGGGCCAGATTGCTGCAAAAAGAAGTGCGTGAATGTGAAGATAGACAAGGTGAATTGTGGAAAATGTGGAAAGAAATGTAAGTACATGGAAGTTTGTTGTAAAGGGAAATGCATTCAGCCATTGAAGGACAAAAACAATTGTGGTAAGTGCGGCAACAAGTGCAAGAAAGGGACTAAGTGTGCCTATGGAATGTGCCATTATGGCCATTAA
- the LOC124916384 gene encoding stigma-specific STIG1-like protein 1 has translation MSSSVAATSLHDEEEQEQEEVEMSANDMINSLLDNQETSLRGAGRFLAHRHFRATITCNKFPRICRAKGSLRPNCCKKKCVNLSKDRLNCGKCGKKCKYSEICCKGKCVNILNDKNNCGGCRKKCHKGNKCVHGMCNYA, from the coding sequence ATGTCCTCCTCGGTTGCTGCCACCTCACTCCACGACgaagaagaacaagaacaagaagaagttGAGATGTCGGCTAACGACATGATAAATTCGTTGCTTGACAATCAAGAAACCTCTCTAAGGGGAGCGGGCCGATTTCTGGCCCATAGACATTTTCGTGCGACTATAACTTGCAACAAATTTCCTAGGATATGTCGTGCGAAAGGAAGCTTGAGGCCAAATTGTTGCAAGAAGAAGTGTGTAAATTTGTCTAAAGACAGGCTAAACTGTGGCAAGTGCGGTAAGAAATGCAAGTACTCGGAGATTTGTTGCAAAGGAAAGTGTGTTAACATTTTGAATGACAAGAATAATTGCGGTGGATGTCGAAAGAAGTGCCATAAAGGGAATAAATGTGTTCACGGAATGTGCAACTATGCATAA
- the LOC124916385 gene encoding uncharacterized protein LOC124916385 translates to MNSSQQQKQKQKGGGGKHVGGTCTPKMLQMAMLLTGAALAGYIVGPPLYWHISDALFSFRRSSCPPCLCDCTSGPLLSLPPGLNSTFFTDCIKHDPEISAEKERNLTNQLTDELRLKESQALENHRKTDVALLEAKKLSSQYQKEADKCNSGMETCEEAREKAESALQAQRQITSVWELRARQKGWKDPPPKTKIKSLNIDKTQLVTSNPAAQFS, encoded by the exons ATGAATAGCAGTCAGCAACAGAAACAAAAGCAGAAGGGTGGTGGTGGAAAGCATGTCGGGGGAACCTGCACGCCGAAGATGTTGCAGATGGCAATGTTGTTGACCGGAGCAGCATTGGCCGGTTATATAGTTGGCCCTCCCTTATACTGGCATATCTCCGACGCCTTGTTCTCTTTTCGTCGCTCCTCTTGCCCTCCCTGTCTCTGCGATTGCACTTCCGGACCCCTTCTTTCCCTCCCACCAG GATTGAACAGCACTTTCTTTACAG ATTGCATTAAGCATGATCCTGAAATAAGTGCTGAGAAGGAAAGAAACCTAACCAATCAGCTGACAGACGAGCTCAGGCTAAAAGAATCCCAAGCTTTAGAAAATCATCGCAAGACCGACGTGGCTCTGTTAGAGGCCAAGAAGCTATCCTCCCAATACCAAAAGGAGGCAGACAAGTGCAACTCCGGAATGGAGACTTGTGAAGAGGCCAGAGAGAAAGCCGAATCTGCACTACAAGCGCAGAGACAAATTACATCTGTTTGGGAGCTCAGGGCTCGTCAGAAAGGATGGAAAGACCCGCCCCCAAAGACCAAAATCAAGTCCTTGAACATCGACAAGACCCAACTCGTCACCAGCAATCCCGCAGCTCAGTTTAGTTAG
- the LOC124914319 gene encoding glycosyltransferase BC10-like isoform X1 encodes MMVMKKSSSSFFSSRRVLWFGWKLVIALSVSLCLMALIRLRQYSQPETSSSSSYRLSRSRSRIHSPHLEDSAKIAFLFLARRDLPLDFLWGDFFENADAAHFSIYIHSEPGFVFDDSTTRSSFFYNRQLTNTIKVSWGEASMIQAERLLLDAALEDPANQRFVLLSDSCVPLYNFTYVYSYLMSSSSKSFVDSFHDKKEGRYNPKMSNVIPRNKWRKGSQWFTLTKRHAEVVVDDDVVFPAFKKFCRRRPAVDPSKGKENIKLQKQHNCIPDEHYLPTLFAMSELELELERRTVTYTQWNESASGMETKSWHPVTFGYTNVGPEQIKRIQDIKQIYYETELRTELCIINSTSVPCFLFARKFSRAAAMRLLSEGVTGPFDPTRLLSSSLH; translated from the exons ATGATGGTGATGAAGAAGTCATCGTCATCCTTCTTCTCTTCTCGCCGCGTCCTCTGGTTTGGATGGAAGCTCGTGATCGCTCTATCTGTTAGCCTCTGTCTTATGGCTCTAATCAGGCTTCGACAATACTCTCAACCGgaaacatcttcttcttcttcttatagaCTATCTCGCAGCAGATCCCGAATTCATAGTCCACACTTGGAAGACAGCGCAAAGATTGCATTTTTGTTTCTTGCTCGACGTGACCTTCCCCTCGATTTTCTATGGGGAGACTTCTTCGAG AATGCTGATGCGGCTCATTTCTCCATATACATTCATTCGGAGCCCGGATTTGTATTCGACGATTCCACCACAAGGTCCAGCTTCTTCTATAATCGACAGTTGACTAATACTATTAAG GTGTCATGGGGTGAAGCTAGCATGATTCAAGCGGAGAGGTTATTGTTAGATGCAGCTCTTGAAGATCCTGCTAATCAAAGATTTGTTCTCTTATCTGATAG CTGTGTTCCTTTGTACAACTTCACCTATGTTTACAGTTACCTAATGTCTTCTTCCTCCAAGAGTTTTGTTGACAG TTTTCATGATAAGAAGGAAGGCCGCTACAACCCAAAAATGTCGAATGTCATACCGAGGAACAAATGGAGAAAAGGATCACAG TGGTTTACATTAACAAAGAGACACGCAGAAGTTGTTGTGGATGATGATGTTGTTTTCCCTGCCTTCAAGAAGTTCTGCAGG AGACGACCAGCTGTAGACCCAAGCAAGGGAAAAGAGAATATT AAACTTCAGAAGCAGCATAACTGCATCCCGGATGAGCATTATCTTCCTACTTTGTTTGCG ATGAGTGAGCTTGAACTTGAGCTTGAACGGAGAACAGTGACTTACACTCAGTGGAACGAGTCCGCGTCTGGCATGGAAACTAAATCCTGGCATCCTGTTACTTTTGGATACACGAATGTCGGCCCTGaacaaattaaaagaatacAG GACATCAAACAGATATACTACGAGACTGAATTGAGAACTGAGCTGTGTATTATTAATTCAACATCTGTTCCATGCTTTCTGTTTGCAAGAAAGTTCTCTAGAGCGGCTGCCATGCGTCTCCTGAGCGAAGGAGTGACCGGACCGTTTGATCCGACAAGATTACTGAGTTCTTCTTTACACTGA
- the LOC124914319 gene encoding glycosyltransferase BC10-like isoform X2 gives MMVMKKSSSSFFSSRRVLWFGWKLVIALSVSLCLMALIRLRQYSQPETSSSSSYRLSRSRSRIHSPHLEDSAKIAFLFLARRDLPLDFLWGDFFENADAAHFSIYIHSEPGFVFDDSTTRSSFFYNRQLTNTIKVSWGEASMIQAERLLLDAALEDPANQRFVLLSDSCVPLYNFTYVYSYLMSSSSKSFVDSFHDKKEGRYNPKMSNVIPRNKWRKGSQWFTLTKRHAEVVVDDDVVFPAFKKFCRRRPAVDPSKGKENIVKTSEAA, from the exons ATGATGGTGATGAAGAAGTCATCGTCATCCTTCTTCTCTTCTCGCCGCGTCCTCTGGTTTGGATGGAAGCTCGTGATCGCTCTATCTGTTAGCCTCTGTCTTATGGCTCTAATCAGGCTTCGACAATACTCTCAACCGgaaacatcttcttcttcttcttatagaCTATCTCGCAGCAGATCCCGAATTCATAGTCCACACTTGGAAGACAGCGCAAAGATTGCATTTTTGTTTCTTGCTCGACGTGACCTTCCCCTCGATTTTCTATGGGGAGACTTCTTCGAG AATGCTGATGCGGCTCATTTCTCCATATACATTCATTCGGAGCCCGGATTTGTATTCGACGATTCCACCACAAGGTCCAGCTTCTTCTATAATCGACAGTTGACTAATACTATTAAG GTGTCATGGGGTGAAGCTAGCATGATTCAAGCGGAGAGGTTATTGTTAGATGCAGCTCTTGAAGATCCTGCTAATCAAAGATTTGTTCTCTTATCTGATAG CTGTGTTCCTTTGTACAACTTCACCTATGTTTACAGTTACCTAATGTCTTCTTCCTCCAAGAGTTTTGTTGACAG TTTTCATGATAAGAAGGAAGGCCGCTACAACCCAAAAATGTCGAATGTCATACCGAGGAACAAATGGAGAAAAGGATCACAG TGGTTTACATTAACAAAGAGACACGCAGAAGTTGTTGTGGATGATGATGTTGTTTTCCCTGCCTTCAAGAAGTTCTGCAGG AGACGACCAGCTGTAGACCCAAGCAAGGGAAAAGAGAATATTGTAA AAACTTCAGAAGCAGCATAA
- the LOC124914902 gene encoding lysine-specific demethylase JMJ25-like produces METVENRSQSLDDWKICGNGQDTCKKKNNEKKDSHDYVSDPSFERHNNNLKGQDYDTRKVSRQCQDKKQWSAETHKQLDDSSMSGLKKARYDYEDDYKKDNKICKPKGKVHGELSSSSSDFLPTGEAVSSSPKGMCCDSLSKKMGVFDDFYVGEWIDVEEEDGFYGVKSDYKSGGLIDSKKRNSKFKRERDTESVISSSSSSSCSTMPSSRIDQSDMGKCQSGSQKDSKGKHPTCHQCRRNDKRIVIPCSKCRQAVYCTYCVKKWYPHLLEEEVAECCPFCSGNCNCNICLQSSGLIETSKRDLTPEEKIHHLHHLIKLLLPFLKQLNEEQKQEIEIESIIQGASTTSINIQESFCQNDERVFCNNCATSIVDLHRGCPDCSYELCLTCCREIRQGVAFGVDRVEIHYPNRGSDYIHGGDPIPDIPHLETLKEHIEPFIRWTANDDQSIDCAPKIMGGCDNCVLELKHILPKGWILDLIAKAVDTLTIHEADHRMNGLNKSLHGAGAASSEGNDDNYLYCLDSVDALKGESLVQFQKHWAKGKPVIVRDVLKQSSGLSWEPMVMWRALCESEDQNLSSSMSEVKAIDCLAGCEVEIRSQHFFKGYTDGRRYFNFWPEMLKLKDWPPYDKFEDLLPRHFDEFINILPFQEYTDPRAGFLNIAVKLPSGVLKPDMGPKSYIAYGIFEELGRGDSVTKLHLDMSDAVNILTHNAEIEVDAEQQAAIKSLKKKHMAQDYKENIITDREMNQVCSDPVEVETNERSGGDALWDIFRREDVPKLQEYLRKHSREFRHIYCSTVEQVIHPIHDQSFYLTMDHKRKLKDEYGVEPWTFEQRLGEAVFIPAGCPHQVRNLKSCTKVAVDFVSPENINECLRLTEEFRHLPKGHRAKEDKLEIKKMIVHAMNRAIEDYEALAFPHNEIL; encoded by the exons ATGGAAACAGTTGAAAATAGAAGCCAATCCTTAGATGATTGGAAAATCTGTGGGAATGGTCAGGATACTTGcaagaagaaaaataatgagAAGAAAGACAGCCATGATTATGTTTCAGACCCATCTTTTGAAAGGCATAACAATAATCTAAAAGGACAAGATTATGATACTAGAAAAGTATCAAGACAATGCCAGGACAAGAAACAATGGAGTGCTGAAACACACAAGCAGTTAGATGATAGCTCTATGAGTGGGCTTAAAAAAGCCAGGTACGACTATGAGGATGATTACAAGAAGGATAATAAAATATGCAAACCAAAGGGAAAGGTACATGGGGAATTATCATCTTCCAGTTCAGATTTCTTACCAACTGGAGAGGCTGTAAGCTCTAGTCCTAAGGGAATGTGTTGTGATTCTTTGAGTAAGAAAATGGgagtttttgatgatttttatgTTGGTGAATGGATAGATGTTGAAGAAGAGGATGGATTTTATGGAGTAAAAAGTGATTATAAAAGTGGTGGCTTAATTGATAGTAAAAAGAGAAATTCGAAGTTTAAGAGGGAGAGGGATACTGAATCtgtaatttcttcttcttcttcctcttcatgTTCAACAATGCCTTCTTCTAGAATTGACCAAAGTGATATGGGCAAATGTCAATCAGGGAGTCAGAAG GACAGCAAAGGGAAGCATCCAACGTGCCATCAGTGCAGGAGGAATGATAAAAGAATTGTTATTCCATGCTCCAAGTGTAGACAGGCAGTATACTGCACCTATTGTGTCAAGAAGTG GTACCCACACTTACTGGAAGAAGAAGTTGCTGAGTGTTGCCCATTTTGCTCGGGAAACTGCAATTGCAACATTTGCTTGCAATCAAGTGGTCTGATTGAG ACTTCAAAGAGGGATCTCACCCCCGAGGAGAAGATCCACCATCTTCATCACTTGATCAAGTTGCTCCTTCCATTTCTGAAACAACttaatgaagaacaaaagcaGGAAATAGAGATAGAGTCCATAATCCAgg GGGCGTCGACAACTTCAATTAATATACAGGAGTCTTTTTGCCAAAACGATGAGCGTGTATTCTG CAACAATTGTGCAACTTCAATTGTTGACCTTCATCGAGGTTGCCCTGATTGTTCATATGAGCTTTGCCTCACTTGTTGTAGAGAGATTCGGCAAGGAGTGGCATTTGGAGTTGATAGAGTAGAGATTCATTACCCCAATAGAGGTTCTGATTACATTCATGGAGGAGATCCAATACCAGATATTCCTCATTTGGAGACTTTAAAGGAACATATAGAACCATTTATCAGATGGACTGCAAATGATGATCAGAGTATTGATTGTGCTCCAAAAATCATGGGTGGATGTGACAATTGTGTGCTAGAACTCAAACACATTCTTCCAAAAGGCTGGATTTTGGATCTAATAGCTAAAGCAGTTGATACATTGACGATACATGAAGCAGATCATCGAATGAATGGGCTCAACAAGTCTTTACATGGAGCGGGAGCGGCATCCAGTGAAGGCAATGATGACAACTACTTGTATTGTTTGGATTCGGTCGATGCTCTCAAGGGGGAAAGTCTTGTACAATTCCAGAAGCATTGGGCGAAAGGCAAACCTGTAATTGTTCGCGATGTTCTTAAACAGTCAAGTGGATTGAGCTGGGAGCCCATGGTTATGTGGCGTGCACTTTGTGAGAGTGAGGATCAAAATTTGAGTTCAAGTATGTCAGAAGTGAAGGCTATTGATTGCCTGGCTGGTTGTGAG GTGGAGATAAGGAGCCAGCATTTTTTTAAGGGTTATACAGATGGAAGAAGATACTTCAATTTTTGGCCTGAAATGCTAAAACTTAAAGATTGGCCTCCATATGACAAATTTGAGGACTTACTGCCACGACACTTTGACGAGTTCATCAACATATTGCCATTCCAAGAATATACAGATCCAAGGGCTGGATTTCTCAATATTGCGGTAAAGTTGCCTTCAGGAGTCCTAAAGCCAGACATGGGTCCAAAATCATATATTGCATATGGGATCTTTGAGGAACTTGGAAGAGGCGATTCGGTTACCAAGCTTCACCTTGATATGTCTGATGCG gTGAATATCTTAACACATAATGCTGAGATAGAGGTGGATGCTGAACAGCAAGCAGCTATCAAATCATTGAAGAAGAAGCATATGGCTCAAGATTATAAGGAAAATATAATAACAGATCGAGAGATGAATCAGGTTTGCTCAGACCCGGTTGAAGTTGAAACGAATGAAAGAAGTGGTGGGGATGCTTTGTGGGACATTTTTAGAAGAGAAGATGTTCCAAAATTACAAGAGTACCTCAGAAAGCACTCGAGAGAGTTTAGGCACATTTACTGCTCCACAGTTGAACAAGTTATTCATCCAATTCATGATCAGTCCTTCTACTTGACCATGGATCACAAACGAAAACTCAAAGATGAATATG GAGTAGAACCATGGACATTTGAACAAAGACTTGGAGAGGCGGTGTTTATTCCTGCTGGTTGCCCCCATCAAGTCAGGAATTTGAAA TCATGCACCAAGGTAGCGGTAGATTTTGTTTCTCCTGAAAACATTAACGAGTGCCTTCGGTTGACTGAGGAATTTAGGCACCTGCCGAAGGGTCATAGGGCCAAAGAAGACAAACTAGAG ATAAAGAAAATGATAGTTCATGCAATGAACCGAGCTATTGAAGATTATGAAGCCTTGGCATTTCCACACAATGAAATTCTGTAG